The genomic stretch CTCAGGGATCTGCGCATTGCCGAGATCTCGGAGTTGGACTTGCAGATCGAAAAGGGGAAGGTGCGGGCGTATCGCGCCAAAGTGAAAGTGTCCTTCAAGTACGAGGACTGATGGTACCGTGCCCGCCGAGCCGCGAGGCGGCCCGAGCGCGCCGGTGACCTCTGACGAGCGGGTTTCCTCCGC from Deltaproteobacteria bacterium encodes the following:
- a CDS encoding dodecin domain-containing protein; the protein is MAESVYKIIELVGTSTESWEKAATAAVAKASKSLRDLRIAEISELDLQIEKGKVRAYRAKVKVSFKYED